A region of the Chroicocephalus ridibundus chromosome 1, bChrRid1.1, whole genome shotgun sequence genome:
AGATGGCACTGCCTGCCAGACAGCACGCCATACTTGCAGGTGGCTTTTGGATAGACACAGATAAGCGTTGATGGCAACCTTGacgggaggagaagggaagggtgCAAATATGGTAGTGATGACAACATAGACCCCGCAACGTGTCGTAGCACTGCGGCACTGGGGTTTTCTCATCTAACCCACCTCTTCCAGGGACTCCTCATCTCCATGTCCTTACAGCCTCTTTGCTTTCCCCCCAGGGCGATGGCAAACCTAACGACTCCTCCAGCCTGGACCAGAGTCATCAATAGTTCCTTGAACCCAGACGGCACAGGAGACAATGCCTACAAGTGCATATTTGATGAGGACTTCAAGTACGTCCTACTGCCCGTCTCCTACGGCATTGTGTGCGTGGTGGGGCTCTTTCTCAACCTGTTGGCCCTCTACGCCTTCATCTTCAGGATCAAGACCTGGAATGCCTCCACCACGTACATGTTCAACCTGGCCGTGTCTGACACGCTCTACGTGGTCTCACTGCCCCTCCTGGTGTATTATTATGCCATGGGGGACAACTGGCCCTTCAGCGTGGGCTTGTGTAAGATAGTTCGCTTCTTGTTTTACACCAACCTCTACTGCAGCATCCTGTTCCTCCTCTGCATCAGCATCCATCGATTCCTGGGCATCTGCTTCCCACTGAAGTCGCTGCAGTGGGGACATGTTCGCTACGCCCGAAGGGTGTCAGTCATCGTGTGGGTGGTGACTGTCGTGTGCCAGTCACCCGTGCTGTTCTTCGTCACCACCAGCATGAAGCGTGACACCATCACCTGCCACGACACATCCAGCAAGGACCTCTTTGGCGAGTTTGTTATTTACAGTTCAGTGATGCTGGTGCTGCTCTTCTGCATCCCtttcctcatcatcatcatctgctaCTGCCTAATGGCccggaggctgctgcagccaacACGGGGGATGTCCCGGCTGTCCCGATCCAAAAAGAAGTCAGTCAAGATGATAATCATCGTCTTGGTGGTcttcattgtttgttttcttcctttccatgtCACTCGTACTTTGTACTACTCCTTCCGGAGCTGGGACTTCAACTGTCAGACCCTCAATGCCATCAATTTAGCCTACAAGGTGACCCGTCCCCTAGCTAGCACCAACAGCTGCTTGGATcccattttgtatttcttagcaGGACAACGATTTATGAAGTTTGCAGGCAACAAAATGCCAGGGAAGCCTCAAAATGAAGTGGCACTGGGAATCGTGCCCAACAGTCACCTGGGAACCAGTAACGACACAAGCACGTTATCCAAGGATGTGAAATCCTAGCTCTGCTCTGGCATGGCCAGCACCGTCTCTGCGATGGAAGGGTTTATCCCAGGTGTGAAGGGAGGTCAGGATGCTTCAGGGTCTGAGGATTTTGGTGTTTGCAGTGCCTTGGCTTGCCCCCACTTCAGCATGGTCCGTGTTAAATGCACTCCTCTGCTTGTTGCTTTCAAACATATTTCTTCAGGAAGATGCTGCTGTGGTTGTACACACAAAGCCCGTATCTCTGCCTCTTCATCCAAGCCTGCCTCTCTGTTCGATGCTGAATGGCATCTCTCCACCAGGAGGCTGGGTGACCTCTATCATGGTGGccaaatctgttaaaaaaaacaatcgTGCCCTGAATGTCTTCTATCATTTTCTAAAGCAGAAACGTTGTGTGCAAAAGGTCCCCCCTGAAGAAACCCATCTGCCTTCCTCCAGATTCCCTGGCACAGAGTTAGTGAGGGTTTCTCTGGGCCTTGGCAAGGGAGGAAAGGCTTTTGGTCGATGAGGAGTGTCAGCTGTGGCTCTGATAAACAAGTGGATGAAAATGTCAAGCACAAATATCACCCGCAGCGGGAAAGAGTCTCCCACAGCTTTGCATCCCTGAAGAAATGCTCTCCCAGCTTCAAGCCCTGGTCTCCGCTGGCAGAGATGGGAGGGGAGTCCCAGCTCCTGTCCAAGGGCTGGCTTCCCACTAAAAAGGGTGCTGGTGGACCCTCCATCCCACTGGAGTATGCTGGTACCATCCCACTGGAGTTTAGTGGTACCATCAAGCAGGTGCCCTGTAGGTTTCTGCAGTGGGGTCAACACCTTCCAAAAGACCTATTAGTGCTTCCCAACAGCAACATTCACTCCTGAAAAGCTTTTAGGCGCCCATAGCTTTCCCTCAGCTGTTGATTTTAATAATGATCCCCAGCTTATTAAAATTCAGGGTTAGCTCTCTATGTCTTGTTTTTAACCCCCTTACTAGCGACTCATGTTTCCAGCAAAGAAGCGAAGACTGTTCCTCATCCCCTTGGCTTAGAGCTGCCACATCCTCATTGCTGCTCAGAGGTGACAGCCCTCTGTGACCTTTAGCGGCTTGCTGTGACCCAAAATGCTGCCCAGATGCTGCTGTCTGGTCTCCTCATAATCCCAGTAATCCCAGTGCTCCACTGAAGCAGTCAGCGTAACCCTTACTGACAGTGCGGACCTTCCTTGTGAAATTTGGCTGCACTAAATCCTGGGGTTAGGAGCCATACCAGTAAACGTGGTGCTAAGCTTTGCCCCGGTCCTGTCTGGTTTTGGCCTTGCATCCCACATCAACCAGGAGAGTTCAAAGTAAACTGGAGAAAATGCCCACAGAACACTCCACCAGAAGGTCCACTTGGTCTTTCTCTATGTAATTGCTGGGTTAAACAGCCGAGAGCCCAGGCCCATCGTTTCCTTGCCCAGTCTTGCCACGAGGATGCTGATTCCTCACCccaaaaatgaaaattgcttgTGCTGCAGCACTGGACGAGTCATATTTTGTAAAAGCAGCCCTGGCTCTATTTTAGGATTAGATAAACACTTTTGATCCTGGTTTAGAGCAATTCCTCAGACTTCTTCTTAGttcctcccatccctccttcctaTGAAGTGGCTTGGTGGAGATAAAGACACGCCACGATGTAGTCAACTGAGTTCAGCCAAGGACAACTGGGACCATTCGGGGTCAACTGGGAGGTTCTTGTGGTCCCGGCTCAGTGGAGCCATGGTCCCATGGAGGGCTCTTGTACCAACCAACAATGTCATAGccacaggaggcagaggaggggactGTCTCAGCTCTGAGCAccatcagcaaagaaaaataggACATTTGTAGGGTGGTTCATCTCATCCTTGAGTGAACTTTTAGGATAAGGTTGGGTTAAGATAGGAGTTGCATCGTGGCAGCACCTTTTTCTCCTTGTGCCTGGGAAGGAAACTTGGCTTTATGGGGAGGGTCATGGCACGATCACCGGGGCGAGACAAAtaattagaagaaattaattcaacCGAAGCACTGAACTGGTACAAATGTTACTCCAGGCCAGGTCTTGCCTAGTCTTCCACACTTGCCAAAAAGCAGCGTGAACACCAAGTTACGTGCTCTGAATAATTCAACAAAAGCGTGCTCAAAGTTCACTCCTGCGGTCCTGCTTGGTGATCCCACCTTTCTCTGAGCTGGCATCAGCTGGCTTCAAACCACCGCCTTGGACAACACTGCCAGTCCCATCGAAGGGGTCCCTCCGTGATCCTGATCCTGCACAAGCTAGTGACACTGTTCAGACTGAGAGCGGTTGGAGAGGTACCAACTGGAAATTTATACATagatacttttttgtttgtttgtttgtaaaagcACTAacttatactaaaaaaaaaagtggggtttgTGACAATGactgtacatttttatttttgtaacatgcAGACACCTGAGATTTCTTAtagtaaataaatttatttctacTACGAGCACTCTTCTGCCATCTCCTCTGACGTGTACAAAGAGGGGATACTGGGGATAGAAACTGGGTTGTTGAACCAGTCATAGACATATTTCAAGCTCCAGATACAGCTGTCCACACACGGGCTCCACAGTAGATACCTCCAGCATCTAAACTGCTGCAGGAGTCTATGGAAGAGCTGGTCGCCCCAAGAGGCAGGTCTTCTCATCCTTGGGCAAGGTGGGATGGAGCTGAGGTGGAGAGGGCTGCAGCTCATTGTGGAGGGTTTCACTTTATCTTGTTCCTGTCTCCCCTTTTCCATAAATCCCAGTAGTGCCAGTGCTAATCCCGCATCTTTGCTTCTTAGAGACAGGAAGACCCCGAGGAGCAAGTCAATGGTATCAGAATTTGCTGCAGAGATAGGTTGGAGCATCCTAGTACACCCCCGGATGGTTCCTTATAGCTGGTCAGAGCAAACCTCTGGACCTCAAAAGCCACCGAGCAGGTTCTTCAGTCCTCCCTCCAACCTGTCCCCGGTGGGGTGGTGCAGCTCCTTGCAGTGTGTCCCTGGGCATTGCCCTGCAGACCCTTACAGCACTGCCCCGTAACTGCAACGGGCTGACCTGTGACCTCTGATTTACCCCTTCAAGGTCTGGCAAAAATTCAGGTAGGGTAGAAAATGCCCCACGAGAGACCACAGCTCCTGGAGTCCATCTGCCAAGCAAAACCTCCTCTGTGAATCTCCACCTAATGTGCCTTCAGTTCAGGGCTTGCAGGGGATTGGTACCACCCATTCTGGAAAAACCCAGGGGCAGAGAGAGCTGTATGGTCACAGCAGGGCTTTACAGGG
Encoded here:
- the P2RY2 gene encoding P2Y purinoceptor 2 — translated: MANLTTPPAWTRVINSSLNPDGTGDNAYKCIFDEDFKYVLLPVSYGIVCVVGLFLNLLALYAFIFRIKTWNASTTYMFNLAVSDTLYVVSLPLLVYYYAMGDNWPFSVGLCKIVRFLFYTNLYCSILFLLCISIHRFLGICFPLKSLQWGHVRYARRVSVIVWVVTVVCQSPVLFFVTTSMKRDTITCHDTSSKDLFGEFVIYSSVMLVLLFCIPFLIIIICYCLMARRLLQPTRGMSRLSRSKKKSVKMIIIVLVVFIVCFLPFHVTRTLYYSFRSWDFNCQTLNAINLAYKVTRPLASTNSCLDPILYFLAGQRFMKFAGNKMPGKPQNEVALGIVPNSHLGTSNDTSTLSKDVKS